From the Candidatus Nomurabacteria bacterium genome, one window contains:
- the rpmF gene encoding 50S ribosomal protein L32, protein MVVRMRHTRSHTANRRSHHALKARIFSVDTETGVPHLRHHVCTTTGMYRGRKVLEVNKKSIKKAEKMAKTKKA, encoded by the coding sequence ATGGTAGTCCGAATGAGACATACGCGGTCACATACCGCCAACAGACGTTCACATCACGCTTTAAAAGCGCGCATTTTCTCTGTTGATACAGAAACTGGAGTTCCTCACCTTCGTCACCATGTATGCACCACAACTGGTATGTACAGAGGTAGAAAGGTACTAGAGGTTAACAAAAAATCCATAAAGAAAGCCGAGAAAATGGCAAAAACAAAGAAAGCATAG
- a CDS encoding AAA family ATPase, producing the protein MYLKRIELTGFKSFAKKTVLEFSAPVTAIVGPNGSGKSNVVESLRFVLGEQSIKSMRGKSGTDLIFKGSKGLSAPNRASVEIVFDNTKKIFSFANKEGAPELLFDEVSISREVYSDGQNVYKINGTDVRLKDIVELLSSVHIGSSGHHMISQGEADRILNSSSKDRRAMIEDALGLKIYQYRIRESERKLERTSLNMKEIATLRREIGPHLHFLKKQVEKIEKAKEMRVELSGLYAEYFANEAFYLDRERSRVQIKKSTIAAELDKITHSLGLLSTPDSKKTNDDEIAVREAQKALLDINTERDEIIRKIARLEGLLEAKKSLSQTKENTEDLLISQSEVRKMLDEVSSSIDEAIQRQSREEIVEALLSLKNRLQSFVSSGENTNTKNNDLIEEIKILEISYDELSVLEKNLSEERSKKESILEEARNILRNKEREDREGEKERYELKQKETELIGARDILLVQEETLKSQEVSFQDELKEAEVLIGFGASAYDPSIGREVSRIDQEDVRRRIERLKIKIEDVGGGAGGDILKEYEETVSRDQFLAKELADLESSILELKTLIRDLRDTLDEEFNSGIEKINEQFQKFFALMFGGGTAFLRIMVEHKGVRESEDEYKEEVVGEDSSSELLFERGIEINVALPHKKVKDLHMLSGGERSLTSIALLFAMSQVNPPPFLVLDETDAALDEANSRKYGDMIESLAKYSQLIVVTHNRETMSRANILYGVTIGSDGGSKLLSIKFDEALKVAK; encoded by the coding sequence ATGTATCTTAAACGTATTGAATTAACTGGATTTAAATCTTTTGCCAAGAAAACAGTTCTTGAGTTTTCGGCGCCAGTTACAGCCATAGTTGGACCAAACGGATCAGGTAAGTCAAACGTAGTTGAATCTCTTCGCTTCGTTTTAGGTGAACAATCTATAAAATCAATGCGCGGAAAATCTGGCACAGATTTGATTTTCAAGGGATCGAAAGGTCTCTCTGCCCCAAATCGTGCTTCTGTAGAGATTGTTTTTGATAATACTAAAAAAATATTTTCTTTTGCAAACAAAGAAGGTGCGCCAGAGCTGCTTTTTGATGAAGTCTCTATATCTCGTGAAGTATATTCTGATGGGCAGAATGTATACAAGATAAATGGTACAGATGTAAGACTGAAAGATATAGTTGAATTGCTCTCTAGTGTGCACATAGGTAGCTCGGGTCACCACATGATCTCACAAGGTGAGGCTGATCGAATACTTAACTCTTCTTCAAAAGACAGAAGGGCAATGATTGAAGATGCTCTTGGTTTAAAAATATATCAATACCGCATAAGAGAAAGTGAAAGAAAATTAGAAAGAACTTCTCTTAATATGAAGGAGATAGCAACATTGCGTCGCGAGATAGGTCCGCACTTACATTTTCTTAAGAAACAAGTTGAAAAAATTGAAAAAGCAAAAGAAATGCGCGTAGAACTTTCTGGTTTATATGCAGAGTATTTTGCAAATGAAGCTTTTTACCTAGACAGAGAAAGAAGCAGGGTTCAAATAAAAAAATCTACAATAGCTGCTGAGCTAGATAAGATTACACATTCTCTCGGGCTACTTAGTACTCCAGATAGTAAGAAAACAAACGATGATGAGATTGCTGTAAGAGAAGCACAGAAAGCTTTACTTGATATAAATACAGAGAGAGATGAAATAATTAGAAAGATTGCTCGACTAGAGGGACTACTTGAAGCAAAGAAATCTTTATCACAAACAAAAGAGAACACAGAAGATTTGTTGATATCACAATCTGAGGTTAGAAAAATGCTCGATGAGGTTTCTAGTTCTATTGATGAAGCTATACAAAGACAATCCAGAGAAGAGATTGTCGAAGCTTTGCTGTCTTTAAAAAATCGACTCCAGTCTTTTGTTTCTTCTGGTGAAAATACAAATACAAAAAACAATGATTTGATTGAGGAGATAAAAATTTTGGAAATTTCTTATGATGAACTGTCTGTCTTAGAGAAGAATTTATCCGAAGAGAGATCTAAAAAAGAATCTATCTTAGAAGAAGCGCGTAATATACTTAGAAACAAAGAAAGAGAAGATAGGGAAGGTGAAAAAGAACGCTATGAATTAAAACAAAAAGAAACTGAATTGATAGGAGCTCGAGATATACTTTTGGTACAAGAAGAAACACTAAAGAGTCAGGAGGTTTCTTTTCAAGATGAATTAAAAGAAGCTGAGGTTTTGATTGGTTTTGGAGCTAGTGCTTATGATCCATCTATCGGTAGAGAGGTTAGTAGGATAGACCAAGAAGATGTACGAAGGAGAATAGAGAGACTAAAGATAAAAATAGAAGACGTTGGCGGTGGAGCTGGTGGAGATATTTTGAAAGAATATGAAGAAACAGTTTCTAGGGATCAATTTTTAGCAAAAGAATTGGCTGACCTAGAAAGTAGTATTTTAGAATTAAAGACTCTAATACGTGATTTACGTGATACTTTGGATGAAGAGTTTAATTCCGGAATTGAGAAGATAAATGAACAATTTCAAAAGTTTTTTGCATTAATGTTCGGCGGAGGAACTGCTTTCTTGCGTATAATGGTCGAACACAAAGGTGTTCGTGAATCTGAAGATGAATACAAGGAAGAGGTTGTAGGTGAAGATTCTAGCTCTGAGCTTTTGTTTGAGAGGGGAATCGAGATAAACGTAGCATTGCCACATAAAAAAGTTAAAGACCTTCATATGCTCTCAGGAGGAGAAAGATCACTCACTTCTATCGCGCTCTTGTTTGCGATGTCTCAAGTTAACCCACCGCCATTCTTGGTACTGGACGAAACAGATGCAGCGCTCGATGAAGCAAATAGTAGAAAATATGGTGACATGATTGAGTCCTTGGCCAAGTATTCTCAGTTGATTGTTGTTACTCACAACAGAGAGACGATGTCTCGTGCAAATATACTCTATGGAGTTACGATTGGGTCTGACGGAGGATCAAAATTACTTTCTATAAAATTTGACGAAGCGTTAAAAGTTGCTAAATAA
- the rnc gene encoding ribonuclease III has translation MVDFSLFEKKVGMTFKDKNLLMQAFVHRSYLNENPNLSFSHNERLEFLGDAVLELIITDYLYKKFSQHNEGELTAFRAALVNAVTIAEVATSIGMGEFLLLSKGEAKDIGKARQYILANTYEAFLGAVYLDQGYEKSELFVSKTLFPLTDEIVKNKSWRDPKSLVQEKAQEFVGVTPSYKVLSEAGPDHDKHFTTGIFFGADLIAQGKGKSKQEAEQKAATEALKVKNWLD, from the coding sequence ATGGTTGACTTCTCTCTTTTTGAAAAGAAAGTCGGAATGACTTTCAAAGATAAAAATTTGCTAATGCAGGCTTTTGTCCATCGCTCATATCTAAATGAAAATCCAAATCTAAGTTTTTCTCACAATGAAAGGTTGGAGTTTTTAGGCGACGCAGTACTCGAGCTTATCATTACAGATTATTTGTATAAAAAGTTTTCACAACACAACGAAGGGGAGCTAACAGCTTTTAGGGCGGCTTTGGTGAATGCTGTGACAATTGCTGAGGTTGCTACTTCGATAGGTATGGGAGAATTTCTATTGTTATCTAAAGGTGAAGCAAAAGATATCGGTAAGGCTAGACAATACATATTGGCAAACACATATGAGGCTTTTTTAGGTGCGGTATACTTAGACCAAGGATACGAAAAATCTGAATTATTTGTCTCTAAGACACTATTTCCTTTGACTGATGAGATTGTAAAAAATAAATCCTGGAGAGATCCTAAGAGTCTTGTCCAAGAAAAAGCCCAAGAATTTGTAGGAGTTACGCCTTCTTATAAGGTATTATCAGAAGCAGGCCCAGATCACGACAAGCATTTTACTACTGGTATATTTTTTGGAGCAGATTTGATAGCCCAAGGTAAAGGTAAGTCTAAACAAGAAGCAGAACAAAAAGCAGCAACTGAAGCATTGAAAGTTAAGAATTGGCTTGATTAA
- the nusB gene encoding transcription antitermination factor NusB: MANRHLSRSIVLQSLFEWDFNGKQDDIIVPILKRNESEFGPGLDDFTFIENLAELVLKKRSIIDEIITKAAPDWPIDKISVVDRNILRLGLAELLFGNREEVPPKVAINEAIELAKAFGGETSSKFVNGVLGAVYKEIGEPGKDQTSKKKKDDTPVDITKLPTEKKAGAVIYARHEGAVYFALVHDVFGYWTLSKGGVEDGEDEAVAVVREIKDEVGLPIVVKEKLGQNEYIASHPEKGKIRKEVHYFLVEAPYQELALTSSGGLDDAKWFSLSQIGDIKTYDDILPLLAKSIEKITK; the protein is encoded by the coding sequence ATGGCAAACAGGCACCTTTCAAGATCAATAGTTCTCCAATCACTCTTTGAGTGGGATTTCAACGGTAAACAAGACGACATAATCGTCCCTATATTGAAGCGCAATGAAAGCGAATTTGGTCCAGGCTTAGATGATTTTACTTTTATTGAAAATCTAGCTGAACTTGTGCTAAAGAAGCGTTCAATAATAGATGAAATAATTACTAAAGCTGCTCCAGATTGGCCTATTGATAAAATATCAGTTGTGGATAGAAATATTCTAAGACTTGGTTTAGCTGAGCTCTTATTTGGTAACAGAGAAGAAGTCCCGCCTAAAGTAGCAATCAATGAAGCAATTGAACTTGCGAAAGCTTTTGGAGGTGAAACATCTAGTAAATTTGTAAACGGAGTTTTAGGTGCTGTATACAAAGAAATAGGAGAACCGGGAAAGGATCAAACTTCTAAAAAGAAAAAAGATGACACACCTGTTGATATAACAAAATTACCTACTGAAAAAAAGGCAGGTGCTGTTATATATGCTCGCCACGAAGGTGCAGTATATTTTGCACTTGTACATGATGTTTTTGGTTACTGGACTCTATCTAAGGGTGGTGTAGAGGACGGTGAAGACGAGGCTGTTGCTGTTGTTCGAGAAATTAAAGACGAGGTAGGATTGCCTATAGTAGTCAAAGAAAAGCTAGGGCAAAATGAGTATATTGCTTCGCATCCTGAGAAAGGAAAGATCAGAAAAGAAGTTCATTACTTCTTGGTTGAAGCACCGTATCAGGAGCTTGCGCTGACTTCAAGTGGTGGACTTGATGATGCAAAATGGTTTAGTTTAAGTCAGATAGGAGATATCAAAACATATGATGATATCCTGCCTCTACTTGCTAAGTCTATTGAAAAAATTACAAAATAA